GCAGTATCCAAACATGAAGCCTAAGGTCAAACCGCTGCTGAAGAACGTCCTGGCCTCGTCCAGAATGAATGGACCAGACATGCTTGTCTGGCTCGCAGGGGCCAAGGCCGTGGATTATTATGACGCGGCCAACTGTAGCGAATATGGCACCTGCAACTTCAAAGAGAAGTTGATGGATCAAGTGCTGCCTATCCGTCACACATGTAGCCCGACCATTCAGATCCGGGCGCAGGACATGACCGCAGAACAATTGCAGGCTTCTTGCAAGACGTTGAGCGCGGAAGAAAACTATGTCCACACCATGCTGAAGACTCAGCGCAAGCCAGTGGCTGATGACAAGAATTCTGCACTGCAAGTTGTGGTGTTCGATGACTACACCAACTACTCACGCTTCGCCGGCGCCATCTTCGACATCTCTACCAATAACGGTGGTATGTACCTGGAAGGAGATCCATCCAAGGCGGGCAACCAAGCGCGTTTCATTGCCCATGAAGCCTCTTGGGAACGTCCGAAGTTCAGCATCTGGAACCTGGAGCACGAATACGTGCACTATCTGGATGGCCGCTTCGACATGTACGGCAACTTTGGCAAATCTACGGAAAAACCGACAGTCTGGTGGATTGAGGGCATCGCGGAATATCTCTCGCTGCGCAACAAGAACCAAAAAGCGATCGATGTCGCCAAGACTGGCAAGTACAAGCTCAGCCAGATTTTTGGTAATACCTACAGCATGGGCGACTATCAAGATCGAGCCTACCGCTGGGGCTATATGGCAACTCGCTTCATGATGGAACGCCACCGGAACGAAGTCGATACCATCCTGGGCCTGTTCCGCACCGGTAAATATGCTGAATATCAAAGCATGATGGATCGGATCGGCACGCGCTACGACAACGAATTCGCTGATTGGGCGAACCGGGCTACGACCAATGGTGAACCTCCATCACCCACTCCGACACCAACGCCTACACCAACTCCGACCCCGACTCCGACTCCGACTCCGACCAAAGAATGTGCGAGTCGCGCACAGTTGGACAACGGATGTGCGATCAGCAATCTGTCAAGCAACAGCTACACCTATCTGTATCTGTGGGTGCCAGCTGGTGCGACCAATCTGCGCATCAACACCGAAGGCGGCACAGGCGATGTCAGCGCTTACCTGGGTGTCGACAAATGGGCAACACCTACTGACTACCATTACAAATCCACCAATGCCGGCAATAAGGAAAGCATCTCGATTCCGAACCCGACCGGTGGCAAATGGCACTATCTGACTGTGAAGGCAGAGAAGCCATTCAACGGGCTGAAGGCCTGGGCTACTTACACCCAGCCTGTCAAACCTTGATGGCATGAAAACATAAAGCGCCCCTGACCCCAGGCCTGATGGCCTGGGGTTTTTCGCTACCTTGATCATCTAGCACCCCTGCCCACTGCATTACGGAGGCACTTCCATATGGCTTATCCGTCACATGCCTATGCACCGAGCCGCCACGTTGTATCCGATCTGCGCGACACCCTGTTTGTCCAGACGCTGTTTGATCGCCTACCGGATATCGTCTTTTCAGTGAAAGACCTGCAGGGACGGTATGTCGCCATGAGCGAAGCATGCGTGGAACGATGTGGTTTGCAGCACAAGCACGATGCCATCGGCAAAACAGCCCATGATCTGTTCCCTCGGCACATGGCGGATCGCTATGCGGCGCAGGACAGCATTGTATTTTCCAAACACTGTCCGATCATCGACAACCTGGATCTGACCATCTACAACGACCGCCAGCCAGGCTGGTGCTTGTCGAACAAAGAGCCCCTTTTCAATCGCGATGGGCAGTTGATCGGCTTGGTCTGTCTATCCAAGGACTTGACTGAGTTGAGCCGCGATGGACTCATAGATGAGCGTTTTGCGGAGATGATCGACTTCATCCACGCCCATTACCATCAACCACTCTTGCTGGAAGCATTGTCCGACCTGTCGGGCTTATCCGTCGCGCAGCTGGATCGCCGCATGAAACGGGTCTTTCAGATGAGCACCGGTCATTTTGTACGCAAAACCCGCCTGCATGCCGCGACCTACGCCTTGGTCCACACCGATGCCTCTATTGCGGACATCGCTGTTGAATCAGGCTTTTTCGACCAAAGCGCCATGACCCGACTGCTCAAACAGATGACTGGCATGAGCCCAAGGGAATACCGGTTGCTGATGCGTGAAAACATCATCTCGCCAACCCATGCTCAGTAATATGGTGTCAATCAAGCAGTAACAACAGTTTTGACAGGCATTGGTTCAATTCCACTGCCTCATCAGATGACAAGCCGGCCAGGATGCGCCGCTCATTCTCGACATGCGCCTCGACAGCGCGGTTGATCAGATCAAGACCTTCGTCAGTCAACTGCACCATCATGCTGCGCGCATCTTCCTGATTCGGAAAACGGAAAACCAGGCCCCGCCCCTCCAGCCCCTTCAGTCGATGCGTCATGGTGCCAGATGTCACCATCAGCGCAGCCAACAGATCCATGGGTGCCAAGCAGTATGGCGCACCGGAACGGCGCAACGTGGCCAGTACATCGAATTCCCAGGACGACAGGCCATACTGGGCAAAAGTGCCGTCCAATTGTTTCTGCAACAATGCTGCACAGCGCCGGACTCGGCCAATCGGCCCCATCGGGCTGACATCCAGATCAGGCCGTTCCCGATGCCACTGGGCCAGTATCCGATCAACAGCATCTCGTTTCACATTGTCAGTCATTTTTTCTCACAATTATCTTGAGATCAAGATATCTCTTGTTATACTACCTCATATTACCTTGAATTCAAGATATTTCATTGGGTGCCATCATGAACTCACCTAAATGGCTGGACGTACTGATCACCAGTTTCGCCCCGATGATCTGGGGGTCAACCTACCTGGTCACCACCGAATTCCTGCCACCCAGCCGCCCCTTCACAGCAGCGTGCTTTCGAGCCCTGCCTGCCGGCCTGCTGCTGATTCTGCTCAGCAGGCACTGGCCCAAACGTGATGGTTGGAAACGGTTGGTGATCCTGTCGGCCTTGAATATCGGCATATTCCAAGCGTGCCTGTTCATTGCAGCCTACCGCTTACCAGGCGGTCTGGCAGCCGTCATTGGTGCGATACAACCGCTGTTGGTTCTAGGGCTGGGCTGGGGGGTGGACAATCGAAAACCCTCCACCATGGCAGTTGTGGCTACCACCACCAGCATCATCGGCATGGCCGCCCTGCTGCTTTCCCCCAACACACGCTGGGATGGCTTGGGTATCGCTGCGGCTTTTTTCGGTGCAACCTGCATGGCATGTGGAACATTCCTGGCCCGGCGCTGGCATTCCGGCATGCCTATCCAGGCCTTCACCGGCTGGCAGCTTTTTTTGGGTGGCCTTATGTTGGTGCCGGTCGCCGGCTTGATGGACCCCCCCTTACCCAACCTGACCACCCAGAATGTACTTGGCTACACCTATCTTTCAATCTTTGGTGCATTGATCGCATACTTCCTGTGGTTCCGTGGCATTGCCCGTCTACCATCAGTCGCAGCTTCCTCACTCGGGCTGCTCAGTCCAGTCACAGCAGTATTGCTGGGCTGGGCCTTTCTTGAACAGGCCATGCGCGGCCAATCACTGGTCGGACTTGTCGTCGTATTGGCCAGCATCCTGTTGGTGCAGCTGTCCGCAGCGCCCAGCGCACCTTCACAAAAACGGGTCACCATCAGGACCCTGCATGTATCACCACCTGCCTCGCAGCGAGACAGGCGGGCCTAATGCCACATTCACCCCATACATAAAACCAGGCAGCCATCGCTGCCATCTACAATCCGGAGATCAATTATGTCGCTTTCCATCCAGTCCCTGATCGAATCTCGCGTTTCGGTCAACCACTTTGACCCAGCACGCCCGGTAACCGATGCCGACATTCGAGAGCTGGTGCGCCTGGCTACGCGCGCACCATCTGCATTCAATTTCCAGAACTGGAAATTCATCGCAGTCCGCACCCCAGCCGCCAAGGCGCAGCTGAAAGCCATTGCCTACGACCAGCAGAAAGTAGCCGATGCAGCGGTGACCTTTATCATCTGCGGCACACTGGAAGCCCATAAGACCCTGCCACATGCGCTACGCCCTGCGGTTGAAGCAGGCATCATGGATCAAACCGTTGCCGACACCTGGGTGGAATTTGCAACAGCAGCACACCCTGCCAATCCACAATTGCAGCGCGACGAAGCCATCCGCTCCGCATCGCTGGCCGCTATGACCCTGATGCTGGCTGCGGAGGGCATGGGCCTGTCCAGCTGCTCAATGGTTGGCTTCGATGCAGCACAGCTTGCCGACACATTCGAACTGGCTGGTAACGAGATCCCGGTCATGTTGGTCACCGTGGGCTATGCTGCCCCCGGCAATTGGCCACAGAAGCCTCGCAGGCCGGTTGAGGAAGTGATTGCGCTGGTCTGATCCAATCCGGCTGGCGTCGATCCAGATGGTTGACCTGTCGGAAATACACAGAATGGTTGGGCGCCACCTTGGCGCCCATTCCATCACCTCGCCAAACCCATCAAGGTGCACTCAGCATGATGCTGGAGTCAAAACCGACGCGCAGATTGCCCCATAGGCGATTGTCGATGAACACGGGCATATCGATCTCGGTCATGATCTCGCCGGTATCACGCAAATAGGTGTGCAGTAGGAATGGCAAGGTATTGCGTGCCGCACGCAGCCCCGCCTCATCAGAAAAAATGCGCTTGTCACGGCTGTTGACCAGATCTGTCTCGGCGTGGCCGGTCGGTGCTTTTGAATACCAACTATTATGGCTTGGTGCATAGCCTTTGGTATCGACCAGAATCGCGAACTTCCCCCCCGGAATCTGCCTCGCCAATTGGTCGAAATCCAACTGGAAGGCACGGGAAAAAGGCTCATCGTAAGCAGTGCGGAATTTCTGCGGCTGTGTGCCTGCAATCGGCACATAGCGCTGATCAAAGATATCCAGCCCATTGTTGCGCATTTCACGCATCTGGGTGGCCATTTTGTCACGGAAGCCAGCGGTGATCTGGATTGCCTTGTCGAACTCCCCCACTCCCACCACAAACCGGCCAATCAGCTCCTGAACCGCTTCAGATGCTGCGACCAGATCATGGGTCGATGTCTCGGATCGTGTCATCTGGTCTGACACTGCAACAGTCAGCTGATGGATTTCAGATACATTCCGGTTGGTTTCAGCATTACCGGCAGCAATGGCCGACATCCGTTGCGCCATCTCCTGCAGGCTGGCAGCCGCAGTTTCAAAATCACCCACCATCTTCGAGAAATGCTGCGAGGACTTACCCACCACATCCTGAGCTACTGCCGTATCCTCTCGGATCTGGCCGGTCTGCTCCAATGTCCGATTCACCTGATCCAGCATGGAATCAATGTCATTGGTAATGTCATCGGTCGCGTTACGCACCCGCTCCGCAAGCCGCCGCACCTCGTCGGACACCACGGCGAAACCACGCCCCGCCTCCCCCGCACGGGCCGCCTCGATGGCAGCGTTCAACGCCAGCAGATTGGTCTGATCGGAAATCTCCTTGATCAACCCGACGATACTCTTGATCGAACTACTCCGCTCATTCAATGCGCCAACCGTGCTGCTGAAGCTTTCCACCTTGTCGTTGATGGTGGTGATGCGCCCCTCCAGATCCAGCAGCTCCCGATAGGAACCCTTTGCCACCACCATATTGTCATGCGTGGTGTCCGCCAGGGCTTGTGATCGCTGATTGACATAATCGATGCGTTCGGTAGTCTCCATACTGGCCTGATAAACCGCCTGAGCCAGTTTATCCTGCGTATGGGCGCTGACATTGGTATCACGGATATTCCGCAGTGATTTGGCCGACTCCAGTGAGATCTGTACCGTCATCCGCCGCACATTGCTGATGATGTCGCGCAGCTTGCCCAGAAAGCGGTTATGTGCCTCGGACATCTCACGTAGCTCGTCGTAGGTCTTGACTGGGATGTCTTTTGACAAGTCACCCTCACCCGCGCCGATTTCATTGAAGATCGTGATGATTTCCCTGATCGGACGGACGATCAGATAACGCAGATACCAGATCATGAATGTGATGAAGGCCGCTGAAATCACGGTCAGCACGAGCACCAGCCAGAATGCTTCATCCAGCACCCGATTCAGCGATTGCAGCCTATCGGCAGGCAGACCTGCTTGTTTCAAGGCTTGCGAGATATCGCCCGTCACCTGCCAGATCACCCCTAAGACCAGTAGCTGGAACAGGACAATGAACCCAAGGCTGACCAGCTTGCGCGTCAACGTAAAGAAGATGTTACGTTCTACCCACTCATAGGTTCGCCAGAACCAGTCCATTGATTTATCTCCAAAAACATCTTTAATTGAGGGAAGCGCAGCATGCATCAAGGCTGCTGATAGGTAAAACTTTATATTAGAGTTTATTGATATTCGTCAATCTGGGGGGCTGCGTGAATCTATCCAGCATTATTGCCATTTGGATAAAGATAGCCATTCACAAGACATGCCGGATGCCGTATGAAATGCAGTGATCAACCACACATTGACAAGTTACCGGGCACAACGCCCCCCCACATGGGCAGCCGAAAATCACCAACTTCCCGCTACCACAGCCATTCCAGGCACCAACAAGGCCAGCCATCTACCAAATTAGCCCGGATTGATCCTGTTATGTTGCAGACTCAGCCTCGCAAGATAAACCTATTCCATCCAGCCCGCTGGTAAAAATAATATGCGCATATTGCGATTTAAAATTAAATCTGCGCGTCCGACGTGAAATGCGGACTATTTCTCATGCCAGCGCTCTTCGATTTCACGCAATTTCTGCTGAACCTCGGCTTTCTCCAGCGCCCGATTCAGATCCTCAAGCAATTGGCTGGCTCCAAGCGCCCGCTGGCTGACGCCAATCCGGAACTCTGGCCGGGTCGGGGTCAGATCCGGTAATGGCACCATCACGAAACGATCCCGTCCACCATAAGTCCGCAGCTGGGCCGTCAGCGTCGGTATATTTCCAATACAGATATCGGCCAAACCTCGATCCACCGCCCTCAGCGCATCCTGCGCACCATTCATCCACAGCAGAGGAAACTGCTGCAGATTCTGAGCACTCCATCCATCGCCACGATAGCTGGTGATCGAAAACCCCTCCAGGTCTTGCAGATGCCGGATCTGCTCAATTTCATCCAACCGCTTGTTATGGGCTGACGCCAGCAAAGCCAGCTGGATTCGATACATCGGTCGCTTGACGAACCACGCATACTGGCGCCGCGCTTCCGTCTCGACGGTGTAGAAAATATCCGCCTCACCCGCCTCGACCAGACGTTGCGCACGCTTCCATGGATAGGTCTTGACTTCGAGTTGCATGCCGAGACTCTGCTCGACGAGGTATTCCACCTGCTCCACCAGCATGCCATTCGCCTTTTGGCGATCAGTAAAACTCAGTGGTGGGAAGTCTTCCATGAACACAGCGCGCACCACCTCCTTCCCGACAACCACAACAGGTAGCAACATGGCCAGTGAGATACAGCACAGCCAATAACCAAGTCGATGTCTTCGTAGCATGGCAGATCACACCTTACATAACGATACCTACATGATAGACGTGAACGACTTTTTCGTGTTCTTCCAAATCCTGCAAACAAGCGCATTCATTGAGGATTTCTTTTTTTTCTTCACGCTTTCGGGGTTAATCCCAATTCAAGCAGTTGCTCGGGCAGTGTGTAATCGCGATCACATCGGCTCTTTTTGGCCTTGTCGGTGCCGTTTTTTCATTGAAAAACGGGTTGACGATGCCTGAGCCACAATATCTAAAAACTATCGCGGGCGCACCCCACACTGCCGCACGTCGAGTCATTCTATTCCAAGGAAGAGCAACCATGGCCGAACTGCCACCCGACATCGATCCGCAAGAAACGAGCGAATGGCTCGAATCGCTCGATGCCGTCATTGAGAACGAAGGCGAAGAACGCGCGCATTTCCTGATCGAAAAACTGATCGACGAAGCCCGTCAAAAGGGCGCGGACATCCCGTACAGTGCCAACACCCAGTATGTGAACACCATTCCGGTCGGCAAAGAGCCTGCCTTTCCCGGTGACACCACGCTGGAGCACAAGATCCGCGCCTATACCCGCTGGAACGCCATGGCCATGGTCGTGCGCGCCAATAAGAACACCAATGTGGGCGGCCACATTGCCTCGTTTGCCTCAGCAGCCACCTTGTATGATGTCGGCTACAACCATTTCTGGCACGCCCCCTCTGACAACCATGGCGGCGACCTGATCTTCGTCCAAGGCCACTCAGCGCCCGGCGTCTATTCTCGCGCATTCCTGCTCGGTCGCCTGAGCGAAGACCAGATGGACAGCTATCGCCAGGAAGTCGGCGGCAAGGGGCTGTCATCCTATCCGCACCCTTGGTTGATGCCGGATTTCTGGCAATTCCCGACTGTTTCGATGGGCTTGGGGCCGTTAATGGCCATCTACCAGGCACGTTTCATGAAATATCTGCAAGACCGCGGATTGGCACAGACCGATGGTCGCAAAGTCTGGGCATTCTGTGGCGATGGCGAGATGGATGAGCCCGAAAGCCTGGGTGCCATTGGTATGGCAGGCCGCGAAAAGCTCGACAATCTGGTGTTTGTGATCAACTGTAACCTGCAACGCCTGGACGGCCCGGTGCGAGGTAACGGCAAGATCATCCAAGAGCTGGAAGGCGACTTCCGTGGCGCGGGCTGGAATGTGATCAAGCTGATCTGGGGTACCAAGTGGGATGCCCTGTTCGCCCGCGACAAGAAAGGCATTCTCGCCAAGCGCATGATGGAAGTGGTGGATGGTGAATACCAGACGCTGAAATCCAAGGACGGCGCCTATGTCCGTGAGCATTTCTTCAATACGCCTGAGCTCAAGGCACTGGTCAAGGACTGGTCAGACAAGGACATCTGGGAGCTGAACCGTGGTGGCCACGATCCTGCCAAGATCCATGCTGCATTCAAGGCGGCAACGGATTGCAAGGGTCAACCGACCGTCATTCTGGCCAAGACCGTGAAAGGCTACGGCATGGGCCACGCTGGTGAGGCGATGAACATCACCCACCAGCAGAAGAAGATGGATATCGACGCCATCCGGCAATTCCGCGATCGTTTCGACATCCCGGTGCCTGACGACAAGCTGGAAGAAGTGCCCTACGTCAAGTTCGAAGAGGGCTCCAAAGAGCTGGAGTACATGCGCGGGCATCGCATGGCGCTGGGTGGCTATCTACCAGCGCGGCGCTGTAAGTCACATTCGCTGGAAACCCCTGCTCTGTCTACATTTGACTCGCTGTTACAGGCTTCTGGCGAAGGTCGTGAATACTCGACCACCATGGCTTTTGTGCGCATCCTCAATACCCTGCTGAAAGACAAGGCAATCGGCAAATATGTGGTGCCGATCGTGCCGGATGAGTCCCGCACCTTCGGCATGGAAGGCATGTTCCGCCAGTTCGGCATCTGGAGCCAGGTCGGCCAGACCTATGTCCCACAGGATGCCGATCAACTGATGTTCTACAAAGAATCGAAGAACGGCCAGATCCTGCAAGAGGGTATCAACGAGGCTGGCGCGATGTGTGACTGGATTGCGGCAGGCACAAGCTACAGCACCCATGGCGTGCCGATGATTCCGTTCTACATCTATTACTCGATGTTCGGCTTCCAGCGCGTTGGCGACCTGGCCTGGGCGGCTGGTGACATGCGCACCCGTGGCTTCCTGCTGGGCGGCACAGCAGGCCGCACCACATTGAATGGCGAGGGTCTACAGCACGAAGACGGCCATTCGCACCTGATCTCCGGCACCATCCCCAACTGTATCAGCTACGATCCGACCTTCGGTTACGAAGTCGCTGTGATCGTTCAAGACGGCTTGCGCCGCATGTATGCCGAGCAGCAGGATGTGTATTACTACATCACCCTGATGAACGAAAACTATGCGCATCCGGCCATGCCCGCTGGTGCGGAAGCCGGCATCATCAAGGGGATGTACGCCTTCCGCAAGGGGGGCGACGCTTCGCTGCGCGTCCAGCTGTTGGGCTCTGGCACCATCTTCAACGAAGTGATCGAGGCCGCCGCCCTGCTGAAAAATGATTGGGGTGTGGAAGCCGACCTGTGGAGCTGCCCAAGCTTCACGGAATTGGCACGTGACGGCATGGCGACCGAGCGGTGGAATCTGCTGCACCCGACCGACTCGCCGCGCGAATCCCACGTCGAGCAATGCCTCAAAGGCACACAAGGCCCGATCATCGCCGCTACTGACTATATGCGCCTGTACGCGGAACAGATCCGTGCTTATGTGCCTGGAAAATATGTGGTGCTGGGTACCGACGGGTTTGGCCGCTCAGATACTCGCGAGCAGCTGCGCCACTTCTTTGAGGTCAACCGCTACTTCGTCACCATTGCTGCGCTCAAAGCGCTGGCGGACGAAGGCAAGCTCGATCGCGCGAAAGTACTCGAAGCCATGGTCAAATATGGCCTGAATGCCGACAAACCGGCACCTTGGACAGTTTAAGGGGCAACAGGATATGACAATCGAACTGAAAGTCCCTGACATTGGTGGCTTCGCTGATGTTGCAGTGATCGAGGTGGCCGTCAAGGTGGGTGATGTCATCAAGGTGGACGATGCACTGATCACGCTGGAAACCGACAAAGCCACCATGGACGTACCCGCCACCACCGCTGGCGTGGTCAAGGCTGTGAATGTCAAAGTAGGCGACAAAGTCTCGGAAGGCGCCATCATCGTTTTGGTCGATGCTGCCGACACTGCACCTGCACCTGCACCTGCACCTGCACCTGCACCTGCACCTGCACCTGCACCTGCAGCCCAGCCTGCGACGAGCACGGCGGCCAGTGCAAGCCTGGTGGAGGTACGCGTTCCCGACATCGGCAACTTCAGTGGTGTGGATGTGATTGAGGTAGCAGTCAAGGTCGGTGACACCGTCAAAGTGGACGACACATTGATCACCCTGGAAACCGACAAAGCCACCATGGACGTACCCAGCAGCGCTGCCGGCACCGTACAGCATGTCGCAATCAAGGTTGGTGACAAGATATCGCAAGGTGATCTGGTCGTGACAGTGGCCGTGTCAGGCGCAGCCATGGTGGCCGCCGCACCAGCCCCTGCCACTGCGGCATTGCCTCCCAGCCAAGCTGTTGCTCCTGTTGAAAACAAAGCTGCCCCGATTGCCCCAGCACAGCACGCGGCAGCCAAGGTAGATGAGGCAGGTTTCAAGGCGGCCTTCGCCAGCCCCTCGGTTCGCAAATTCGCCCGTGAGCTGGGTGCTGACCTGAGTAAAGTCAAAGGCAGTGGTCCTAAGGGCCGGATTCTGCAGGAAGACGTCAAAACCTTTGTCAAAGGTGTCCTGACCTCGCCCGCTGCCACAGCACCTGCCAGCATGGGCACAGGCGTCGGTCTGGATCTGCTGCCTTGGCCGAAGGTGGATTTTGCCAAATTCGGCCCCGTCGAATCCAAGCCACTATCGCGCATCAAAAAGCTCTCTGGTGCCAATCTGGCTCGTAACTGGGTCATGATTCCACACGTCACACAGTTTGACGAAGCCGACATCACAGAGATGGAGGCCTTCCGTAAGCAGATGAGTGAAGAGCTGAAGAAGCAAGACGTCAAACTGACACCATTGGCTTTCCTGATCAAGGCAGCCGTGGCGGCGCTGAAGAAATATCCGGAATTCAATGCCTCACTCGATGGCGACAATCTGGTATTGAAGCAGTATTTCCACATTGGGTTTGCTGCAGACACCCCCAATGGCTTGGTAGTGCCAGTCATCAAAGATGCTGACAAGAAATCCCTGCTGGAGCTGGCGCAGGA
This region of Chitinivorax tropicus genomic DNA includes:
- a CDS encoding DMT family transporter codes for the protein MNSPKWLDVLITSFAPMIWGSTYLVTTEFLPPSRPFTAACFRALPAGLLLILLSRHWPKRDGWKRLVILSALNIGIFQACLFIAAYRLPGGLAAVIGAIQPLLVLGLGWGVDNRKPSTMAVVATTTSIIGMAALLLSPNTRWDGLGIAAAFFGATCMACGTFLARRWHSGMPIQAFTGWQLFLGGLMLVPVAGLMDPPLPNLTTQNVLGYTYLSIFGALIAYFLWFRGIARLPSVAASSLGLLSPVTAVLLGWAFLEQAMRGQSLVGLVVVLASILLVQLSAAPSAPSQKRVTIRTLHVSPPASQRDRRA
- a CDS encoding M9 family metallopeptidase, with amino-acid sequence MLTPTQPRRLLCVLLSGLFLAPGAFADDLAPQIDVQSSTQRHAEPPRERTLLPPSDAQAQYNLTESRKPRFDLMPAHMQAQAFAPTDECKDVNKMAQYRGSALADYLVKLPDVECTYGLFSLNSTQQAQIYTLENYQAVASRLNQEAARYNNSSRAVANLVLFLRAGYYLADTAPATMPPSSVRDQIRPALVSMMDNPSLFKTNSAASSTASEVMKLITNLRDEAYFLPRTKQLIRKLTNSPSNPKASDAFKNYEADAGFTGMLNIMFYAHYRDDSKRMLTQDDSYMMALYDFLVQNKAALLDSKGYQLSDTANELFRFMQYPNMKPKVKPLLKNVLASSRMNGPDMLVWLAGAKAVDYYDAANCSEYGTCNFKEKLMDQVLPIRHTCSPTIQIRAQDMTAEQLQASCKTLSAEENYVHTMLKTQRKPVADDKNSALQVVVFDDYTNYSRFAGAIFDISTNNGGMYLEGDPSKAGNQARFIAHEASWERPKFSIWNLEHEYVHYLDGRFDMYGNFGKSTEKPTVWWIEGIAEYLSLRNKNQKAIDVAKTGKYKLSQIFGNTYSMGDYQDRAYRWGYMATRFMMERHRNEVDTILGLFRTGKYAEYQSMMDRIGTRYDNEFADWANRATTNGEPPSPTPTPTPTPTPTPTPTPTPTKECASRAQLDNGCAISNLSSNSYTYLYLWVPAGATNLRINTEGGTGDVSAYLGVDKWATPTDYHYKSTNAGNKESISIPNPTGGKWHYLTVKAEKPFNGLKAWATYTQPVKP
- a CDS encoding substrate-binding periplasmic protein — translated: MLRRHRLGYWLCCISLAMLLPVVVVGKEVVRAVFMEDFPPLSFTDRQKANGMLVEQVEYLVEQSLGMQLEVKTYPWKRAQRLVEAGEADIFYTVETEARRQYAWFVKRPMYRIQLALLASAHNKRLDEIEQIRHLQDLEGFSITSYRGDGWSAQNLQQFPLLWMNGAQDALRAVDRGLADICIGNIPTLTAQLRTYGGRDRFVMVPLPDLTPTRPEFRIGVSQRALGASQLLEDLNRALEKAEVQQKLREIEERWHEK
- a CDS encoding methyl-accepting chemotaxis protein; translation: MDWFWRTYEWVERNIFFTLTRKLVSLGFIVLFQLLVLGVIWQVTGDISQALKQAGLPADRLQSLNRVLDEAFWLVLVLTVISAAFITFMIWYLRYLIVRPIREIITIFNEIGAGEGDLSKDIPVKTYDELREMSEAHNRFLGKLRDIISNVRRMTVQISLESAKSLRNIRDTNVSAHTQDKLAQAVYQASMETTERIDYVNQRSQALADTTHDNMVVAKGSYRELLDLEGRITTINDKVESFSSTVGALNERSSSIKSIVGLIKEISDQTNLLALNAAIEAARAGEAGRGFAVVSDEVRRLAERVRNATDDITNDIDSMLDQVNRTLEQTGQIREDTAVAQDVVGKSSQHFSKMVGDFETAAASLQEMAQRMSAIAAGNAETNRNVSEIHQLTVAVSDQMTRSETSTHDLVAASEAVQELIGRFVVGVGEFDKAIQITAGFRDKMATQMREMRNNGLDIFDQRYVPIAGTQPQKFRTAYDEPFSRAFQLDFDQLARQIPGGKFAILVDTKGYAPSHNSWYSKAPTGHAETDLVNSRDKRIFSDEAGLRAARNTLPFLLHTYLRDTGEIMTEIDMPVFIDNRLWGNLRVGFDSSIMLSAP
- a CDS encoding AraC family transcriptional regulator; amino-acid sequence: MAYPSHAYAPSRHVVSDLRDTLFVQTLFDRLPDIVFSVKDLQGRYVAMSEACVERCGLQHKHDAIGKTAHDLFPRHMADRYAAQDSIVFSKHCPIIDNLDLTIYNDRQPGWCLSNKEPLFNRDGQLIGLVCLSKDLTELSRDGLIDERFAEMIDFIHAHYHQPLLLEALSDLSGLSVAQLDRRMKRVFQMSTGHFVRKTRLHAATYALVHTDASIADIAVESGFFDQSAMTRLLKQMTGMSPREYRLLMRENIISPTHAQ
- the aceE gene encoding pyruvate dehydrogenase (acetyl-transferring), homodimeric type, with translation MAELPPDIDPQETSEWLESLDAVIENEGEERAHFLIEKLIDEARQKGADIPYSANTQYVNTIPVGKEPAFPGDTTLEHKIRAYTRWNAMAMVVRANKNTNVGGHIASFASAATLYDVGYNHFWHAPSDNHGGDLIFVQGHSAPGVYSRAFLLGRLSEDQMDSYRQEVGGKGLSSYPHPWLMPDFWQFPTVSMGLGPLMAIYQARFMKYLQDRGLAQTDGRKVWAFCGDGEMDEPESLGAIGMAGREKLDNLVFVINCNLQRLDGPVRGNGKIIQELEGDFRGAGWNVIKLIWGTKWDALFARDKKGILAKRMMEVVDGEYQTLKSKDGAYVREHFFNTPELKALVKDWSDKDIWELNRGGHDPAKIHAAFKAATDCKGQPTVILAKTVKGYGMGHAGEAMNITHQQKKMDIDAIRQFRDRFDIPVPDDKLEEVPYVKFEEGSKELEYMRGHRMALGGYLPARRCKSHSLETPALSTFDSLLQASGEGREYSTTMAFVRILNTLLKDKAIGKYVVPIVPDESRTFGMEGMFRQFGIWSQVGQTYVPQDADQLMFYKESKNGQILQEGINEAGAMCDWIAAGTSYSTHGVPMIPFYIYYSMFGFQRVGDLAWAAGDMRTRGFLLGGTAGRTTLNGEGLQHEDGHSHLISGTIPNCISYDPTFGYEVAVIVQDGLRRMYAEQQDVYYYITLMNENYAHPAMPAGAEAGIIKGMYAFRKGGDASLRVQLLGSGTIFNEVIEAAALLKNDWGVEADLWSCPSFTELARDGMATERWNLLHPTDSPRESHVEQCLKGTQGPIIAATDYMRLYAEQIRAYVPGKYVVLGTDGFGRSDTREQLRHFFEVNRYFVTIAALKALADEGKLDRAKVLEAMVKYGLNADKPAPWTV
- a CDS encoding MarR family winged helix-turn-helix transcriptional regulator, whose product is MTDNVKRDAVDRILAQWHRERPDLDVSPMGPIGRVRRCAALLQKQLDGTFAQYGLSSWEFDVLATLRRSGAPYCLAPMDLLAALMVTSGTMTHRLKGLEGRGLVFRFPNQEDARSMMVQLTDEGLDLINRAVEAHVENERRILAGLSSDEAVELNQCLSKLLLLLD
- a CDS encoding nitroreductase family protein encodes the protein MSLSIQSLIESRVSVNHFDPARPVTDADIRELVRLATRAPSAFNFQNWKFIAVRTPAAKAQLKAIAYDQQKVADAAVTFIICGTLEAHKTLPHALRPAVEAGIMDQTVADTWVEFATAAHPANPQLQRDEAIRSASLAAMTLMLAAEGMGLSSCSMVGFDAAQLADTFELAGNEIPVMLVTVGYAAPGNWPQKPRRPVEEVIALV